One genomic window of Chloroflexota bacterium includes the following:
- a CDS encoding AbrB/MazE/SpoVT family DNA-binding domain-containing protein: protein MKNEVTSKIIRPVRGGQITIPAEFREKLGITPEDVDK, encoded by the coding sequence GTGAAAAACGAGGTGACCAGCAAGATCATTCGCCCCGTCAGAGGCGGCCAGATCACGATTCCGGCCGAATTCCGCGAGAAGCTCGGCATCACGCCCGAAGACGTGGATAAATGA